GATGCTCTTGGGAATAATATCTACAACCAGAACATTGTCAGAgcagtttttatttaaacaatagTAACAATGAAGGGGGATTTTGCAATCATTTTTCTGTTACATTGCTTACTACTTCCTTTTCTCGGCCGGACATaactaaaactattttttgcttGGCACCGGATAAATAAGTTTTTCTCAGTGTTGAAAGTTTTTATTTGTgtgtttgagaaaaaaactaaaGCATGAACACTGCCCTTCTTCGAGGAATCACTTCTCATTTTAACAGTTCTTGTGTAAAGGAAAAGGTCCTTGAACAATAGCAACTAGGCAGCAgtaaaaattaaggaaaacaaaacaaaaaaacaaacaacgagATGAATGATTTTGATGTAGGCCTGCACATTCACAGAGTGGCTCTTGGTCTCTCATTCCCCGGCTCCAATTGAATTTTGGAAATGTTGGAAGTGCCGATACTTATTAAATTTCCGGCGGAGGGGGCGTTTTCTCGCCAATTCACTTACCCTGGTCTATAAGGCAGTGTTTAACCACCAGATCTTGTCGCTTCAAAGGACTATTATCAAGAACAGCAGCAAGGCCTTTATAAGGCAGTTCTTTGTGTGGCAGCTTCTCAAAAATAGAGCTGCTCAATGCGGCACCATCAGTTTCATCAAAGTCCTGCCCGACATTCTGCTCTATCTGATCATCCTCTATGCCCAATAACGCCAGAAATTCTCTCACTTGTTTGGGATCTGAAGCTAAGTCGGTTATGATGGACTTGATGTCTTCCGCTGTCACCAGTCCTTCCTTCAACAAGCAGTCTGTATCTACAAATGTATCCTTCTTTTACTAATACAAAAACGGTGCTGTAGCAAGGTTAGATTTATTGGGGAAGGGGGGCAATCAGGAGCGCCGAAGGCACGAGCTGCTAGGAGGGTCCGGGGACATGCTCCCCTGAAGATTTTGAAAGATAGGGTCTCTGAAATAGCATTTTCAGCCTTCCGAGAGCATTAATTTCTAGGTCTCACCCATTTAAGAAATGTACTTTGTTCAATATGCCcgcttgatttttctttgttggaGCCATAAGTGAATAATTTTCACCCTTTATTGAACCGAAATGAACACATTGAACTGAAGAGCAGCGTGAAGAGCGTGGCCGCTGACCAAATTAAACGTGCCTGTCAAGATTATTGGGGGGCCCAGgccccccggcccctccccatGCTAAGGCACTGAAAAACCACTGAAATCTGATCTCACTTCATGCAAGTTACCAACAGCACAATTTTCTAAAGGATTTTCGTTGTTGCCTTCACGTACAAATGCCAAAACAGTGAAGACGAACACGAATATATATCAGTATATCGAATGTCAGAAAGAAGTAATGCTGTAGCAGTGTTATAGTATTTGAAAGTCCTCTACTGACGTGAAATgtcttgtatttacaatttAGGGTTGCTTCTTAATACATCTTGTGTTTTCACCAATTtacttaggccccgtccacacatATCCggacatttttgaatccgcaacttttgCTCCCGTCCACAGAGTGAACCCCGTGCaagaatccgcaactttttgaaTCTGCTCTCCAGAGTAGAAATTTTGAATACGCTATGAATCTGGAATCGTGTGGACGCTAGTCCGGATATTTTTTCATCCCGTGACCAAACAAGAACGAGCCCAGTTCTTTACCGTGAAAGGCAGAGCAAAATTCGCGCGTTTTATGACGCATGCTCTGTTGCCAATATCCCCAGAGGAGTCCTGGAGTgaatcggatacgtgtggaagGGCAAATTCGTTTTGAATATGGATACGCGTGGACGTGGAAATGTTTGAAACTGGAGAGAAAATTTCCGGGCTTTGGCTAGGGACAAAACGCGTCGAAGAAACCCAATGCTAATGAACGAGAACAATAGAGTTTGCTCAAAAGAATTACGTTCCTAACACGTGAAGCCTAGGCCTTAGAGATCAGAAAAGTTTCATTTGCCGGCCTAAAATAAAGCAGTTCCGGCATTTTTTGTCCTATGATACGTATTATGAATTACTGTTTATGCGGGAGAGAGGCCTGCTTAGAGTCGGAACTGAGCACTTAAGTCGATGGCCGACTTACCAATTTGGTCTCCATCTGCGATTCCTTCTCTGCTTCTGTTTATTTCCGCTAGTAGTGTGTCCAAATCCATGGCCATTAGTTTCGTACTCTCACATGGCAAGATATTTGTAGCTTGACTGGGgttaaaatacaaatacaaaatataAAGAAGAAACACTTTTTATGTACATCTCCCAGTGAATAAGTCTTGAGATGTCTTTTTTCTCGCGAGTTTCTGGCATGGACCTGCTGCAGCTAAGACTCGCTGCAATAAGAAAGCACTGATGACACAGCAAATTGCAACTCAAAGAAGCTTCACGATCTCACAGAAGGGTCGGAAACGGTCAAATCGAAGACCTACTGAGTCGGAGTTAGCTACAGAAGCAAAGCGCGCTGCAACAATCTAAACGAGATCATTCACTGATCAAGGTAATGTATATATAAACAGCATTTACTAGTTCACTCGCTCCGGCCGTCATAGATCGTCACGGCTGTTGTCAAGCCACTTTGTATGAATACAAATCAGTTGTCCGCAGTGCTGTTTCTTTCCCAAGCATATTAAAATACTCCAAAACATACTTAAAAGAATGTCGATACACTATTCTAGAAGATCGTCACTGATACTATGAAATCTTCCTGCCATCGAAATACGATACCGCGTTCTCAGTAGGAAACCATGAGGGGACTACACCCCTCAGCTAACCCAGGCTCTGATGTTCTTTCACTTTCTATTAAACGAAAGTAAAGTAATTCAGGGCAGAACGTACGAAACGTTTCACCAATAGTTTATTTAGCTGCATAGTTTCGACCAAGAGTCGTAAAGCCGACTCGTTACTTGCTATATCTGAGTAAAATCAAAGTACACTCGAAAGCCAATATTATCGTTTATGTCCGATTCATAAAGGCCGTATAAATTTcgatttgaataaaagaaaggaaatttcaTGCCATTAGACACTGATTAGAATTCAATCTATAATACCTTCCTAATGAGAACCTCTCGTGTATTGAATCAAGCCACTGCAGACTGTATGTAATATGCCGAAACTGTCTCTTTGTAAAATACGCAGCATACAAGTCCTTTCTGTTCCTGTAAAACGCATGGACTGCTTCTTTGAGTGTCTTAGCTGAAATAAATAGTTATCCGTCATTCGGTATTTTCCCAGATCTCTGATTACCACTTCCGCTCCTTGTTATTGGTCAAAAGTGAAAACTTTGACCCGACGCTTAAGCTAATAAAAGAACGAGCGGTCAAAATAAGATGGGGTCTTGTTTTGAAAACGTTCCCTCCTTTCTGGGAAACCCCCATCTGGGATATTTACATATGCCACGAAACAGTGTTTCAAATTCAACCgctcttgattttttttgtatggGCTTATCATTTGGCTTTTCGAGAATTTCACCCACCTAGCTACTGTTTTGCTTAAACTGAATTTCCCTACTTCATATAATAGAGGACGTGATGTATTATGAAACGCATTTTTCTGAGAACAAAGACGTTTTGTACTATTAAAACATTGTTTCTTAGAAGTGCTTGAATGACCCTTGAGAAGGATCAATTTTCCCCGACTCAGtttatatcaggggcacccaacgagaatatagttcaaaaccacttaaacatatatagcattgttaaacgtattttagtatttaaacggtagatataggcatatttttatctcctaaaaatttttcatctgttcggatttcctagctgaaagtctagtgatccgaaaattatagggatcaaaacttacctgttcgaaaattccagccagaaaaaaggctcccaaaaattctaggtgaccttttttagggtaaaaatccgttaaacataggcaattataccattttttagacgttcgaaaatcctaggagaggcaggcaagcaagaaattttacaaaaaatgttccgaaaattctagatatcaaatcgtcttctgaacagatattttctgaaaattgtcgttgggtgccactGTTTATATTCGTGCTTAGTTGGGTAAAGTAAACAAGGCCGGTATTGGATCGACTAAAACTTGAAACACAAAGCTCAACTTTCTCTCATTTGAGGTAGAATAGGAAATAAAAGCGACCCTACAATAAAACTCTTTTgacaggctttttttttttaaatacaacatCAAAAGTAAAGGTCGGAAAAAGAGTAGGGAAATTGATGGGGAATTTTTGAAATATACATAACTCCCCATTCATAACTCGTTTCTAATTACCTTTCGCTTTTCAAATAGCTTGTTACTTTCCTACCAACAAAAGGTTTCAGTTTTTTCGAACATACATTACGGACCAATAAAATTCATCAGCGATCGAAAGTCGGCGGGCGAGGTTTGTAATTGGGAGGCTGAAGCGAATTTAAGAAGGAAGAGGGCCACGAAAATTAAATCCGGAAGCGCAACACTGTAGACTCCTTGCATTCTCAAAATGATACCAAAGAGCGGTTTGCCTCAACACCACAGGATAACCAAGCGCAATACGACGTTTGTAAAAAGAGAACACTGAGGTGCTGAAGACAAGTAGTTCCGCTTATTCAAATATACTACCTGATGAGAAATAAATTTACGGAGTTTCTGGGTTGTATGACCTGTTAAAGCTGTCTGTATACTTGTTAGGATATTTCTTTAGTCCGTTCGTTTCAATAGAATTTGCTGTCTCCCTCTGTCACCTCAATGAATTAAAACATTCCTTAAATAGTAACAAAAAGAAACGCCTTAACAcaagaaaatatcttttattcCCGACAAATGATGACCACTTCTCTCGCGATATATTTATATAAGGTGCATTGCGACAAAAATAATTCCAAATTCTataaaaataatgtacaaaTATCGATTCACATATTTAGCTCTTcaattgaaaaacaaagaaaattaccatgTGAAGAACataggtattttttttttccaatttacgAAACTAAAGAGGTCGGGGTTCCAGAATTGGATTCTTTGAAGCCATGCAGGTATTAATCAAAAGGTGCTTGCGGGCTCACAGAACAGTGCAATAGAGGCAGCTTCTTCAGAATTGGTGTAAGAGTAAAATTAATgagcagatttttttttttcattttgcgtcGACGGATACCATAAAAACTTTGTCCCTCTCTCGAGGCTTTATTCTTTCTctgaaagagaaataaatgACATGATTACTATAAAGGATCTAGCTTGATGAACGTGCCGGTATTATTTCAACCATCCAGCATTAATGTCTGGAAACTCTGGGCCTGTCTAGTGAGCACTGTTCTCGCCGACATCCTGTTACAATctttgtacgggtggggtaagGGTGGTTAGAAGGGGGGCAAATAAAGAAAGAGCTATTAAACGGACAACTGACTTCTCAGGTGACCACTACTTACGTTAAATACTTGTCACGTATAAGATCGTATCTTTTCGTTTTTGAATTGAAGGAGCTGCAGTGTCCATTTGCGTGTTGTGCTTCTCCGTACCGATCAATATTGTAGCGACCTGGACCAACAGGATTctatcataaaaaaaaactttattagagacataaaacaatgaaatggtAAAGTAAACGTTCCAATGAAGGTGGGGTATCAAGTCAGAAGGGAAGTGAACTTGGATTGCATGTGATTGAATACACTCACCGTACTTCCGAGGAAAAACCGCCTAGCATGACGATCGAATCGTTCAGCAGACGAACCAAATGGTGGTCTCTTAGATGCTTCGGGCTTTGTGAGGTCCTGGGGCGAGTAGTTCCCAGGTCCTGGGTCACTCTGTTAAAGAAAAACTCTTAGTCTATAAACAAGTATCAAGGTTAAGACCCAGACTGGTTAAGACCATTGCATGGGACACCCGTTGttgtttgattgattgaagGGATCTCGGGACACGTTTCACGCTAATTTTTTGCAGGGGTGGGGGTGACATCATCAAAACATCATCACCAACTTGCCAAAGGAGAGAGAGCCTGGGAATCAGAGATGGGTCGCACGCACACCGCTAtgtttgattaaaaaaaacttattgaGAGAAAAAAGTTGAGCATGCTTCGTTTCTCTGTAACTTACCCACAAAGATGTTATTTAGACTCGTCTTATAGCTTACAGATACTATTTCCTCCTTTCTCCCAATTTCCAACTCTTAGAAGCAGGTCAGTTCACTCTAATTCCCAGTTAACCTTGTATTTGGCCGGGGATGACCTGGTCAGACAGCAGACTTACCGGATCCCTGGGATATTGACTCAACGTGGAACAGTAAACCCTGTTGGTAGGATAAGCCGGGAAACGTTCCACTTTGAGGAATGCTCCATGGTGGTTTTTGTGCTTGTCTGACaaaacagagaaagaaagaaaataaacgtGATAATAACAGTGTAAAAGATCAAAAtatacgaaaaagaaaaattccatgatgaaaacagttttaaataaCTACCATTTAGTTCGTGTAGAAAAGACTTCAAATCGTATTCACCAGGGCCAAGGTTCTGCTTTGCCTgttgataaaaacaaattacagtcCAATTAGAAACCCCACAGCACATGgagcaaaaaaataacaagaaagaaaatgatgatgatgacaagaACAAACGGGCACATACATGAAGAGGACAATAAAATAGATGATAAATAAAAGATTG
The genomic region above belongs to Porites lutea chromosome 12, jaPorLute2.1, whole genome shotgun sequence and contains:
- the LOC140921372 gene encoding uncharacterized protein; translation: MAMDLDTLLAEINRSREGIADGDQIDTDCLLKEGLVTAEDIKSIITDLASDPKQVREFLALLGIEDDQIEQNVGQDFDETDGAALSSSIFEKLPHKELPYKGLAAVLDNSPLKRQDLVVKHCLIDQGK